The stretch of DNA GAACAATGGCGTCTTCATCCAGGACCAGATCGCCTTGGTGGAGCGGGGGTAGGTCTGCGCTGCGGGAGCtgcggggcaggagggagctgcccGTGGGGCAGTGGGTGGCAGTGCCAGGGCCCAGACACGTGCTGCCGTCACCCCCGGCTTCTTCCTGTGACCTTATCCACGTGTGGAaaacggggtgggggggggggggatgcttTCAGCCCTGAGCATTTCGCGTGGCAGCTCTTAGAAGACAGTTggaaaaagctgtattttttttttttctcccttaggAGAAAGTGGCCCAGCGAGCAAAACGTGGGCAGTCACGTCCTTAAAAATAGACGCAGAGaggtctatttttatttatctgagtCCGATTTACGCAAAGAGGCGTTGGGAGTGGCACGGTGACAGGGAGGCAGTCCCTGCCCTGGGCGCCTCCAGCACTTGCTTGTCTCAGGGGTGCCGCCTCCCGCTGCCCTGCCGGCTGCAGAGGCTGAACCGGAGGCAGATACCCACCCGCCTCCCGGCTTCGCTCCCCCCAACGCCATCAGCCCTGCGGCTGCTGACGCGAGATTTACGCTTCcgtgccccaggggctgctcgTTCCTGTCGAAGACGCGCGTGATCCAGGAGCACGGAGGGCGGGCGGTGATCATCGCGGACAACGCCTACGATAACGACAGCTTCTACATCGAGATGATCCAGGACAGCACCAGGAGGACGGCCGACATCCCCGCGCTCTTCCTCCTGGGCAGGGACGGGTAGGTGCCTCGGCCGAGGGGCTTTTGGTTGGCCCGAGCCTCACGGGAAGGGCTGAGTAAGTCCCGTTCCCGCTGAACGGGGGAGGTCCCCCCGTCTCCCACCCAAGCTTTGGGCCAGatttttggtgggttttgtcaCGTTTCATCCAGTTTCGGAGCTGGCTGGCGGTCTGTGCTCGCGCTGGGGCTCCGCTCTCCCTCCCACCTTGCCTTTATCCTTGCAGGTACATGATCAGGCGCTCGCTGGAGCAGCACGGGCTCCCGTGGGCCGTCATCTCCATCCCCGTCAACGTCACCAGCATCCCGACGTACGAGATGATGCAGCCCCCCTGGACCTTCTGGTAGCGGCGGGAGGCCGCAGCGGAGCGAGGACTTTGGGGGGGGGACCCCTGGAGCTCGCCCCGGGGACCGGCTGTGAGGACAGGACCCCGCTGTGCTCCCGAAATCCCACCTCCCGGCCCCACGGGAAGATCCTCGTGCCGGCGTGGAGCTGGGCAAAACCCCAGCGCCCAAGGTGGGACCTCGAGCAACCTTCGCAGAGACTTTTTGGGAGGGAGGGGACGGCCCGGCGCTTCCCCGAGGAACGTTTTAACGATGCCAACGGT from Cygnus olor isolate bCygOlo1 chromosome 4, bCygOlo1.pri.v2, whole genome shotgun sequence encodes:
- the PRADC1 gene encoding protease-associated domain-containing protein 1 isoform X1, which translates into the protein MGRRDGGSAANGSGAGASGAGPGAAMLRRSLWLCLCLCSCPARAGLRIHEYLYFQVLSPGDIRYIFTATPAKDFGGVFNTRYDQIHLVPADPPEACGELNNGVFIQDQIALVERGGCSFLSKTRVIQEHGGRAVIIADNAYDNDSFYIEMIQDSTRRTADIPALFLLGRDGYMIRRSLEQHGLPWAVISIPVNVTSIPTYEMMQPPWTFW
- the PRADC1 gene encoding protease-associated domain-containing protein 1 isoform X2, which encodes MGRRDGGSAANGSGAGASGAGPGAAMLRRSLWLCLCLCSCPARGLRIHEYLYFQVLSPGDIRYIFTATPAKDFGGVFNTRYDQIHLVPADPPEACGELNNGVFIQDQIALVERGGCSFLSKTRVIQEHGGRAVIIADNAYDNDSFYIEMIQDSTRRTADIPALFLLGRDGYMIRRSLEQHGLPWAVISIPVNVTSIPTYEMMQPPWTFW